A segment of the Peptococcaceae bacterium 1198_IL3148 genome:
AAGCTATCGGATTTAATTGGCTATGATTGGGAGAGAAAACAAATCGTTGATAACACCGAAGCATTTATAAAGGGTTACCCAGCAAATAACGTTTTGCTCTATGGTGATCGCGGCACAGGTAAGTCTTCCACCGTCAAAGCACTGGTGAATAGTTATGGTACCGATGGCCTAAGATTGATTGAAGTACCCAAACAGTACTTGGCAGATTTTCCGGTAATTATTCGCCTACTAAGTACACTGCACCAATACTTCATTTTATTTGTGGATGATTTGTCATTTGAAGATTTTGAAGTGGAATACAAGGCCTTAAAGGCAGTTTTAGAGGGTGGCGTGGAGACCAAACCTAAAAATGTTTTAATTTATGCCACCTCTAACCGGCGTCACTTAATTAGGGAAAGCCATAGTGAACGCCAACAGGATGACGTGCATGCCGGTGACACTATGCAGGAAAAGCTGTCACTGTCTGATCGGTTCGGATTAACGGTCACCTTTATTTCGCCTAATCAACAGCAGTATTTAGCCATTGTGGAAGGATTGGCCACCGGTAGGGGATTAAATATTCCTAAAGAAGAGTTACATCGCCAAGCAATACAATGGGAATTGCGACACAGCGGTCGTTCAGGCAGAGTTGCGCGACAGTTTGTGGATTATTTGGAGGGTACACTTAAATAGAACAAAAGAAGCTGTTGCAAAGTTTTGCAGCAGCCTCTTTGCTAATCACCCCACCACAAAACGGTGGGCAGTAGCCCGTCGCGCTCCCTTTCCCGAGAATCCATCTCCACCAAATCGCGGATGTCCGGGCTTTTCAATAATTCCTGCCAACACTGGGCCACCACCTCAATAAAATCTGGCCTTAATGCCATATTGTCTTCAATCAGGGGGCAGGTATATGGTAACGCTAAGGTTTCATGAATTAACAATAGGGTATTATCTTTTAATAAGTGCGGCGCCAGAGGAAAAAAGCGACAACTTAGCGGGCGTTTTTCCCGCGGGCAAGGTTTTGTGCAGCTAACAAAGTTAACCGGTGCCTGCCAAGATTCTGGGAAATTATCCTCCCGGGGGTCCCGTTGCTCCCATTGCAGCCAATCTTCTCTTTGGCTAAACATCACTTCTTCGCCGGGAAAAAGGTACATACCTAAAGAATTATCACTGTCAGAACGACAGCAGATACCACCACACAACTGGCCACAGTCACCGCTTAGTGGGGTAACATCGGCGGTTAATTGATAAAGTTTTTGATAATCTATTTTATTTTTAGACATCAGAACCGTCTCCTAAAATATATAATTTTAATGTCAACCAATTAATAATTGCTGCATATCCATCGGCAGTGGCGCAGTTAGCTGCAGTGGCTCTTTATTTATGGGGTGAGTTAACATAACATAATGGCAATGTAGCGCTTGACGATTTATGGTGTTCCTTTGTCCGCCATATAAATTATCTCCTAAAAGTGGATAACCAATAAAGCTCATATGCACTCTAATTTGATGGGTGCGCCCTGTTTGCAGCCTTACCTTAACCACCGTGTTGTCCTTTAGATGTTGTTCCACTTGATAATGGCTTACTGCATGCCGCCCATCCATGGAGACCATTTGTTTAATTTTGTTATCGGGACAACGGGTAATGGGCAGTGCGATTACACCCCGGGGTTGTCTGACCCTCCCCTGCACCACCGCTGTATACTGTCGAACAAACTTGTTGGTATGCAACTGTTGGGCCAGTTGATAACCAACATAGGCGTTTTT
Coding sequences within it:
- a CDS encoding ATP-binding protein, with the protein product MDSYNGLDTVNYINQLTVYRDLLNDDVLQAMLAFINSINKNNAQPQYGQLFFILSTAMENDDHYVNDGWQNHLLNLIIMANNPFTRQAATYGVNISPSLRNAAIQDLRFLQSLFNLNAQKICKNLINIPLWDNLYHVGKLSKQNFSASNTASALINAADWGDCVDLLINHYHRAGVGIFGRFHTLLWDGEKQNVIGVNNPDPIKLSDLIGYDWERKQIVDNTEAFIKGYPANNVLLYGDRGTGKSSTVKALVNSYGTDGLRLIEVPKQYLADFPVIIRLLSTLHQYFILFVDDLSFEDFEVEYKALKAVLEGGVETKPKNVLIYATSNRRHLIRESHSERQQDDVHAGDTMQEKLSLSDRFGLTVTFISPNQQQYLAIVEGLATGRGLNIPKEELHRQAIQWELRHSGRSGRVARQFVDYLEGTLK